One region of Salvia miltiorrhiza cultivar Shanhuang (shh) chromosome 3, IMPLAD_Smil_shh, whole genome shotgun sequence genomic DNA includes:
- the LOC131014239 gene encoding uncharacterized protein At1g03900 gives MSHEDDQETFEHTLLVVREVAVYKIPPRPTSGGYKCGEWLQSDKIWSGRLRVVSCHTRCEIRLEDPNSGDLFAACFVNPGQRDAAVEPVLDSSRYFVLRIEDGCGKHAFIGLGFSERNEAFDFNVALSDHEKYVKRDGEKEAGAGTGGAEVGDEGQIDIHPAVNHRLKEGETIRINVKNKPSSGAGMLSTAGLSSAVAKPKALGLAPPPAGAVKIRSPLPPPPNDPVAARLSGGHGSALNVAQENSRRSSDALSDLSQLEKSLPSSGGSGSPQTSAAGWAAF, from the exons ATGTCGCACGAAGACGACCAGGAGACCTTCGAGCACACCCTCCTCGTCGTCCGCGAAGTCGCCGTCTACAAGATCCCTCCCCGCCCCACCAGCGGCGGCTACAAGTGCGGCGAGTGGCTCCAGTCCGACAAGATCTGGTCCGGCCGCCTCCGCGTCGTCTCCTGTCACACCCGCTGCGAGATCCGCCTCGAGGACCCCAATTCCGGCGACCTCTTCGCCGCCTGCTTCGTCAATCCCGGCCAGCGGGACGCCGCCGTCGAGCCCGTCCTCGACTCCTCGCGCTACTTCGTGCTCAGGATCGAGGACGGATGCGGGAAGCACGCCTTCATAGGGTTGGGCTTCAGTGAGAGGAATGAGGCGTTTGATTTCAATGTGGCGTTATCGGATCATGAGAAGTACGTCAAGAGGGACGGGGAGAAGGAGGCCGGCGCCGGCACCGGCGGCGCCGAGGTTGGGGATGAGGGTCAAATTGATATACATCCGGCTGTCAATCATAGGCTGAAG GAAGGGGAGACAATTCGAataaatgtgaaaaataaaCCATCAAGTGGAGCAGGCATGCTTTCGACCGCAGGATtgtcaagtgcagttgcaaaacCTAAAGCTCTAGGTCTTGCTCCCCCACCTGCTGGTGCAGTTAAAATTAGGTCGCCTCTGCCTCCTCCACCAAATGATCCTGTTGCTGCTAGGTTGAGTGGTGGTCATGGTAGTGCTCTGAATGTAGCCCAAGAAAATTCAAGGCGCTCTAGTGATGCTCTTTCCGATCTTTCTCAACTTGAG AAGAGCCTTCCATCGAGTGGTGGATCAGGGTCTCCTCAAACCTCTGCAGCTGGCTGGGCagcattttga
- the LOC131014240 gene encoding ABC transporter I family member 19, with product MEGEGSHSIQVTGMQFSYDATSPIFFDFNLNVSPGSRCLLVGANGSGKTTLLRILAGKHMVGDRDVVRVLNCSAFHDTSLVCNGDLAYLGESWSKTVSSAGDLPLQGDFSAEHMIFGVEGVDPVRRDMLIELLDINLQWRMHKVSDGQRRRVQICMGLLHPYKVLLLDEVTVDLDVVARMDLLEFFKEECEKRGATIVYATHIFDGLETWATNLVYVQDGTLKKSEKMAELNELKHNPNLLSVVESWLRSETKIEKKKPINSPSPLKKSSPFDASPFKSSRHMAYYR from the exons ATGGAGGGAGAAGGATCCCACAGCATACAGGTCACCGGCATGCAATTCTCCTACGACGCCACTTCCCCTATCTTCTTCGATTTCAATCTCAACGTATCGCCGGGATCGCGCTGCCTCCTCGTCGGCGCCAATGGATCCG GTAAGACGACTCTGCTGCGGATACTGGCGGGGAAGCATATGGTGGGCGACCGGGATGTGGTGAGAGTGCTGAATTGCTCCGCATTTCACGACACCAGTCTCGTTTGCAACGGTGATTTGGCCTATTTGGGAGAATCTTGGAGCAAGACTGTCAGCTCTGCT GGGGACCTACCGCTTCAAGGCGACTTCTCAGCTGAACATATGATATTTGGAG TTGAAGGTGTTGACCCTGTTAGACGGGATATGCTGATCGAACTTTTGGATATTAATCTTCAGTGGCGGATGCACAAGGTATCTGATGGCCAACGACGTCGGGTGCAAATTTGCATGGGTCTTCTTCATCCTTACAAG GTACTTTTGCTAGATGAGGTCACTGTCGATCTAGACGTTGTGGCTAGGATGGATTTGCTGGAATTTTTCAAGGAAGAGTGTGAGAAG AGAGGAGCAACAATTGTTTATGCAACTCATATTTTTGATGGACTCGAGACATGGGCAACCAATCTTGTTTATGTTCAAGATGGTACGTTGAAGAAGTCGGAGAAGATGGCCGAGCTCAATGAACTGAAGCATAACCCGAATTTGCTCTCAGTTGTTGAGTCATGGCTACGGTCTGAAACAAAGATTGAGAAGAAGAAGCCAATAAACTCTCCATCCCCTCTTAAAAAATCTTCTCCATTTGATGCTTCTCCTTTTAAGTCTTCAAGACATATGGCATATTACCGCTGA